A genomic stretch from Kribbella amoyensis includes:
- a CDS encoding NUDIX hydrolase, which yields MTRWKIQAERVVDDTRRLKLSIAAVELPDGVQFEQYVLRMPKAAMMVVLDNDQEQVLMIWRHRFIIDRWVWELPGGYVDPAEDPAATAAREVEEETGWRPRNASHLLTLQPSVGTTDAENLLYLSIGADHIGTPTDINEADRVAWLPLDTIPTRIRSGEIPGAASLAGLLHVLAFPPS from the coding sequence GTGACCCGCTGGAAGATCCAAGCTGAACGAGTCGTCGACGACACCCGCCGCCTCAAGCTGAGCATCGCCGCGGTCGAACTCCCCGACGGCGTGCAGTTCGAGCAGTACGTCCTGCGCATGCCGAAGGCGGCCATGATGGTTGTCCTCGACAACGATCAGGAGCAGGTGCTGATGATCTGGCGCCACCGCTTCATCATCGACCGCTGGGTCTGGGAACTCCCCGGCGGCTACGTCGACCCGGCAGAGGACCCGGCTGCCACGGCCGCTCGCGAGGTCGAGGAAGAGACCGGCTGGCGCCCCCGCAACGCCAGCCACCTGCTCACCCTCCAACCGTCAGTCGGTACAACCGATGCCGAGAACCTCTTGTACCTCTCGATCGGCGCCGACCACATCGGTACTCCGACAGACATCAACGAAGCCGACCGCGTCGCCTGGCTCCCCCTCGACACCATCCCCACCCGCATCCGATCAGGAGAGATCCCCGGTGCAGCCTCCCTAGCCGGCCTCCTGCACGTCCTCGCCTTCCCACCAAGCTGA
- a CDS encoding carbohydrate ABC transporter permease, with product MRQPLTAGRIVTYAVLILSALAVIFPVYYVIAGSIMSPGQISSYPPDLFPHGIFTGNYEGASSSGTPIGRQYLNSVLQTSIITLSQLITSVLAAYAFVFMKMWGRTVLFGLFLATLMVPWESIVLPNYLTITGWELGGERLTASYAGTMIALVLPFLANAFGVFLLRQSFLQFPTELRDAATIDGCGHWRFLRRILIPLNKPALAAVGLYVFLAAWNQFFWPLLIGDSADKRTLQIGISQLNDAEAADPGLILAGVTLSILPTLAIVVFGQRFIVRGLTAGAIR from the coding sequence GTGAGGCAACCACTGACCGCCGGACGGATCGTCACGTACGCCGTCCTGATCCTCTCCGCGCTGGCGGTGATCTTCCCGGTGTACTACGTGATCGCCGGCTCGATCATGTCCCCCGGGCAGATCTCCTCGTATCCCCCGGACCTCTTCCCGCACGGCATCTTCACCGGCAACTACGAGGGCGCGTCCTCGTCCGGGACCCCGATCGGCCGCCAGTACCTGAACTCGGTCCTGCAGACCTCGATCATCACCTTGTCCCAGCTGATCACCAGCGTGCTCGCGGCGTACGCGTTCGTCTTCATGAAGATGTGGGGCCGGACCGTGCTGTTCGGGTTGTTCCTCGCGACGCTGATGGTGCCGTGGGAGTCGATCGTGCTGCCGAACTACCTGACCATCACCGGCTGGGAGCTCGGCGGCGAGCGGCTGACCGCGTCGTACGCGGGCACGATGATCGCGTTGGTGCTGCCGTTCCTGGCGAACGCGTTCGGGGTGTTCCTGCTCCGGCAGTCGTTCCTGCAGTTCCCGACCGAACTGCGCGACGCGGCCACGATCGACGGCTGCGGGCACTGGCGGTTCCTGCGCCGGATCCTGATCCCGCTGAACAAGCCGGCCCTGGCCGCGGTCGGGCTGTACGTCTTCCTGGCCGCGTGGAACCAGTTCTTCTGGCCGCTGCTGATCGGTGACTCCGCGGACAAGCGGACCCTGCAGATCGGGATCAGCCAGCTGAACGACGCCGAGGCGGCCGACCCCGGCCTGATCCTGGCCGGCGTCACCCTGTCCATCCTGCCCACCCTGGCCATCGTCGTCTTCGGCCAGCGCTTCATCGTCCGCGGGCTGACCGCGGGCGCCATCCGGTAG
- a CDS encoding NAD(P)-binding domain-containing protein codes for MSQRVAVLGAGSLGAVIARAFAAAGHPTTVWNRTPDRLSALVADTPALRPALSVPEAIADADLITLVVADAAAARAVLDSAGDAIAGKIVVNFTSTTPEQTQVLAGRVGAGYLDGAAMSGTRLVGDPTGLFLYAGDATTFADAEPTLRALGIARAVGTDPGDASLWDTALLGLNLGVLGAFYQAVALIGGSAEKVAAISAEYLPFATGLLADHARQIDAKQYPDDDGSLAVYAAAVDHLIATAADRGVGTDVAVPVRSVINRAIEAGHGDDGLASVTEVLR; via the coding sequence ATGAGTCAACGAGTAGCTGTCCTCGGCGCCGGTTCGCTCGGCGCGGTCATCGCCCGCGCCTTCGCCGCCGCCGGTCACCCCACCACCGTCTGGAACCGCACCCCCGACCGGCTGAGCGCCCTGGTCGCCGACACCCCGGCGCTGCGGCCGGCCCTGTCCGTCCCCGAGGCGATCGCCGACGCCGACCTGATCACGCTCGTGGTCGCCGACGCCGCGGCCGCCCGGGCTGTCCTCGACTCCGCCGGCGACGCGATCGCCGGCAAGATCGTCGTCAATTTCACCTCCACCACCCCGGAGCAGACCCAGGTGCTCGCCGGACGGGTCGGCGCCGGCTACCTCGACGGCGCCGCGATGAGCGGGACCCGGCTCGTCGGCGATCCCACCGGCCTGTTCCTGTACGCCGGGGACGCCACCACGTTCGCCGATGCCGAGCCGACCCTGCGAGCATTGGGGATCGCCCGCGCGGTCGGCACCGATCCGGGCGACGCATCGCTCTGGGACACCGCGTTGCTCGGCCTGAATCTCGGCGTGCTCGGCGCGTTCTACCAGGCCGTCGCGCTGATCGGCGGCTCGGCGGAGAAGGTCGCCGCCATCTCCGCGGAGTACCTGCCCTTCGCGACCGGACTGCTCGCCGACCACGCCCGGCAGATCGACGCCAAGCAGTACCCGGACGACGACGGCTCCCTCGCCGTGTACGCGGCCGCAGTGGACCACCTCATCGCGACCGCCGCCGACCGCGGCGTCGGTACCGACGTCGCCGTCCCGGTGCGGTCGGTCATCAACCGGGCCATCGAAGCCGGCCACGGCGACGACGGGCTCGCGAGCGTGACGGAGGTGCTGCGATGA
- a CDS encoding glutaredoxin family protein codes for MVKSWGVPGAVLLFGVFVTATTFSGGSPVVAVVEGLLFLGLAILLSPLGFPRSGSAREAGGVVVYWRPGCPYCLRLRLALLGVAERASWVNIWRDPEAAAAVRAVADGNETVPTVVIAGDAMVNPPPGEIRRRLRTG; via the coding sequence GTGGTGAAGAGCTGGGGTGTACCGGGTGCTGTGCTGCTGTTCGGTGTGTTCGTGACCGCGACGACCTTCTCCGGAGGTTCGCCGGTGGTAGCAGTCGTCGAGGGGCTGCTGTTCCTGGGATTGGCGATTCTCCTTTCCCCGTTGGGGTTTCCGCGCTCTGGTTCGGCACGCGAGGCGGGTGGCGTGGTGGTCTACTGGCGGCCGGGCTGCCCGTACTGCCTGCGGTTGCGGCTGGCGTTGCTGGGCGTCGCGGAGCGGGCGAGCTGGGTGAACATCTGGCGCGATCCCGAGGCCGCGGCAGCAGTACGGGCAGTCGCGGACGGGAACGAGACGGTACCGACGGTGGTGATCGCGGGCGACGCGATGGTGAACCCGCCACCTGGTGAGATCCGGCGGAGGCTGCGGACCGGGTGA
- a CDS encoding carbohydrate ABC transporter permease: MTTESVPAVATRSEPAVAARRPTPASLLSWLMLLPCIVVFALFIVWPLGKSVSLSLHGSDLFGRPDAFVGLQHYRDMLGSAEFRHILWVTFAFVLLTVIPGVLGALVVVLLLEQHIRGIRIFRTAFALPFAFSVASASVIFATIYNPAIGLANGLLGRIGIDRIGWLTDPDWALISVAITTVWMSIGYNVLVLSAGIGAIPTEINEAATLDGAGGWRISRYITFPLLGPQLFFLVVISTIQSLQGFGQIKILTPEGGPEQSTKTLVYSIYHTAFANNASDFGAASAQAIVLLVILLACTAIQFGVLERRVHYK, from the coding sequence TTGACTACGGAATCAGTGCCCGCGGTGGCCACCCGCTCGGAACCAGCGGTGGCCGCTCGCCGCCCCACTCCCGCCTCGCTGCTGTCGTGGCTGATGCTGCTGCCCTGCATCGTGGTGTTCGCGCTGTTCATCGTCTGGCCGCTCGGCAAGTCGGTGTCGCTGTCGCTGCACGGGTCGGACCTGTTCGGCCGGCCGGACGCGTTCGTCGGCTTGCAGCACTACCGGGACATGCTCGGCTCGGCGGAGTTCCGGCACATCCTCTGGGTCACCTTCGCGTTCGTCCTGCTGACCGTGATCCCCGGCGTGCTCGGCGCGCTGGTCGTGGTGCTCCTGCTCGAGCAGCACATCCGCGGCATCCGGATCTTCCGGACCGCGTTCGCGCTGCCGTTCGCGTTCTCGGTGGCCAGTGCCTCGGTCATCTTCGCCACCATCTACAACCCGGCGATCGGGCTGGCCAACGGGCTGCTCGGCCGGATCGGGATCGACCGGATCGGCTGGCTGACCGACCCCGACTGGGCGCTGATCAGCGTCGCGATCACCACGGTCTGGATGAGCATCGGCTACAACGTACTGGTGCTGTCCGCCGGGATCGGCGCGATCCCCACCGAGATCAACGAGGCCGCCACCCTCGACGGCGCCGGCGGCTGGCGGATCTCCCGGTACATCACCTTCCCGCTGCTCGGGCCGCAGCTGTTCTTCCTGGTGGTGATCTCGACGATCCAGTCGCTGCAGGGCTTCGGCCAGATCAAGATCCTCACCCCCGAGGGCGGGCCGGAGCAGTCCACCAAGACGCTCGTCTACTCGATCTACCACACCGCGTTCGCGAACAACGCGAGCGACTTCGGCGCCGCCTCGGCGCAGGCGATCGTGCTGCTGGTCATCCTGCTGGCCTGTACCGCGATCCAGTTCGGCGTCCTGGAGAGGCGGGTGCACTACAAGTGA
- the purD gene encoding phosphoribosylamine--glycine ligase — MKVLVIGSGGREHALVWALTQDPEVEQVVAAPGNPGIAALRPAYDGQTVACRAVDISDHAAVVALATELAADLVVVGPEAPLVAGVADPLREAGIPVFGPSRAAAEIEGSKAFAKDVMAAASVPTGRAYVCKTPEQAAEAIDAFGPPYVVKDDGLAAGKGVVVTSDREEALAHAAACEQVLIEEFLDGPEVSLFAISDGTTVLPMQPAQDFKRLGDNDEGPNTGGMGAYTPLPWAPEKLVEEIVEKVVQPTVDELRHRGTPFVGLLYAGLALTGRGVRVIEFNCRFGDPETQALLPLLKTPLGGLLLRAATGKLADAEPLSWKNGASVAVVVAAKKYPEKPRSGDVITGIDQAEAGGVRVFHAGTASEVDEVVTAGGRVLAVTATGKDLDDARQRAYAGVGQIRIKGSQHRTDIALKAARGEITV; from the coding sequence GTGAAGGTATTGGTCATCGGCTCCGGAGGCCGTGAACACGCACTCGTCTGGGCACTCACCCAGGACCCCGAGGTCGAGCAGGTCGTCGCCGCCCCGGGCAACCCTGGCATCGCGGCGTTGCGCCCGGCGTACGACGGGCAAACGGTCGCTTGCCGCGCGGTGGACATCTCGGACCATGCCGCGGTGGTCGCGCTGGCCACCGAACTGGCCGCCGACCTGGTCGTCGTCGGCCCCGAGGCGCCGCTCGTCGCCGGGGTCGCGGACCCGCTCCGTGAGGCCGGGATCCCGGTCTTCGGCCCGTCCAGGGCGGCCGCCGAGATCGAGGGGTCGAAGGCGTTCGCGAAGGACGTGATGGCCGCCGCGAGCGTGCCGACCGGCCGCGCGTACGTCTGCAAGACCCCCGAGCAGGCCGCCGAGGCGATCGACGCGTTCGGCCCGCCGTACGTGGTGAAGGACGACGGGCTCGCCGCCGGCAAGGGCGTCGTGGTGACGTCCGACCGCGAGGAGGCGCTGGCGCACGCCGCGGCCTGCGAGCAGGTGCTGATCGAGGAGTTCCTGGACGGCCCGGAGGTATCGCTGTTCGCGATCTCCGACGGCACCACCGTGCTGCCGATGCAGCCGGCCCAGGACTTCAAGCGGCTCGGCGACAACGACGAAGGCCCGAACACCGGTGGCATGGGCGCGTACACCCCGTTGCCGTGGGCCCCGGAGAAGCTGGTCGAGGAGATCGTCGAGAAGGTGGTCCAGCCGACCGTCGACGAGCTCCGGCACCGCGGTACCCCGTTCGTCGGGCTGCTGTACGCCGGGCTGGCGCTGACCGGCCGGGGCGTCCGGGTGATCGAGTTCAACTGCCGCTTCGGTGACCCGGAGACGCAGGCGCTGCTGCCGTTGCTGAAGACCCCGCTCGGTGGGCTCCTGCTCAGGGCGGCGACCGGCAAGCTGGCCGACGCCGAGCCGCTGAGCTGGAAGAACGGCGCCTCGGTGGCCGTGGTGGTCGCGGCGAAGAAGTACCCGGAGAAGCCCCGCAGCGGCGACGTGATCACCGGCATCGACCAGGCCGAGGCCGGTGGCGTCCGCGTCTTCCACGCCGGCACCGCGAGCGAGGTCGACGAGGTCGTCACCGCGGGCGGCCGCGTCCTGGCCGTCACCGCGACCGGCAAGGACCTCGACGACGCCCGCCAGCGCGCGTACGCCGGGGTCGGCCAGATCCGGATCAAGGGCTCCCAGCACCGCACCGACATCGCCCTCAAGGCGGCCCGCGGCGAGATCACCGTCTGA
- a CDS encoding SigE family RNA polymerase sigma factor produces MVERDQEYAEFVASAGTALRRTAYLVCGDWHRADDVVQDALYKLYVSWPKVVRSSHPFAYARRVVVNAALDSGRRPWRREVPTDRPPDRAQQSDSSAAHADRDEIQAVLVGLPPRQRACVVLRYYEDLSVDQTAELLGVSPGTVKSQAARGLATLRNAIDQARERRS; encoded by the coding sequence ATGGTGGAGCGGGACCAGGAGTACGCGGAGTTCGTCGCGTCGGCCGGTACGGCGCTGCGGCGGACGGCGTACCTGGTGTGCGGGGACTGGCACCGGGCCGACGACGTCGTCCAGGACGCGCTGTACAAGCTGTACGTGTCCTGGCCGAAGGTGGTCCGGAGTTCCCACCCGTTCGCGTACGCGCGGCGCGTCGTCGTCAACGCGGCCCTGGACAGCGGTCGGCGCCCCTGGCGCCGGGAAGTGCCGACCGACCGTCCACCCGACCGTGCCCAGCAGTCCGACTCGTCGGCGGCCCATGCCGACCGGGACGAGATCCAGGCGGTCCTGGTCGGCCTGCCGCCGCGGCAACGGGCCTGCGTGGTGCTGCGGTACTACGAGGACCTGTCGGTCGACCAGACGGCCGAGCTCCTCGGCGTCTCGCCGGGCACGGTGAAGAGCCAGGCGGCTCGTGGTCTCGCAACTCTCCGGAACGCCATCGACCAGGCGCGCGAGCGCCGCTCGTGA
- the purB gene encoding adenylosuccinate lyase, whose product MAQLWSPEYKIVLERQLWLAVLSAQKDFGVDVPDGVVEDYRRVLEQVDLESIAARERVTRHDVKARIEEFNALAGHEHIHKGMTSRDLTENVEQLQIRAGLELVRDRAVATAVQLGQKAAEHAALVMTGRSHNVAAQATTLGKRFASAADELLVAIARLEELIDRFPLRGIKGPVGTSQDMLDLFGGQDKLLAGLESEVAQHLGFRRVLTSVGQVYPRSLDYEVVTALVQLAAGPSSLATTIRLMAGHELVTEGFKEGQVGSSAMPHKMNTRSCERVNGLAVILRGYASMAGELAGNQWNEGDVFCSVVRRVALPDAFFALDGLFETFLTVLAEFGVYPAVVGRELERYLPFLTTTKILMAAVKNGVGRETAHEVIKEHAVATALDLRQGLAANDLFHRLGEDGRLGLTEEQITGIVGEPLSFTGAAVAQVNAVVGKIDQLAKRYPEAASYSPADIL is encoded by the coding sequence ATGGCTCAGTTGTGGTCGCCGGAGTACAAGATCGTGCTCGAGCGGCAGCTGTGGCTGGCGGTGCTGAGTGCGCAGAAGGACTTCGGGGTCGACGTACCGGACGGCGTGGTCGAGGACTACCGGCGGGTGCTGGAGCAGGTCGACCTGGAGTCGATCGCCGCGCGGGAGCGGGTGACGCGGCACGACGTGAAGGCGCGGATCGAGGAGTTCAACGCGCTGGCGGGGCACGAGCACATCCACAAGGGGATGACGAGCCGTGACCTGACCGAGAACGTCGAGCAGCTGCAGATCCGGGCCGGGCTCGAGCTGGTCCGGGACCGGGCCGTCGCGACCGCGGTGCAGCTTGGCCAGAAGGCGGCCGAGCACGCGGCGCTGGTGATGACCGGGCGGTCGCACAACGTGGCGGCGCAGGCGACCACGTTGGGCAAGCGGTTCGCGTCGGCGGCGGACGAGTTGCTGGTCGCGATCGCGCGGCTGGAGGAGCTGATCGACCGGTTCCCGTTGCGCGGGATCAAGGGGCCGGTCGGGACGTCGCAGGACATGCTGGACCTGTTCGGCGGCCAGGACAAGCTGCTCGCCGGCCTGGAGTCCGAGGTCGCGCAGCACCTGGGCTTCCGGCGGGTCCTGACCAGCGTCGGCCAGGTGTACCCGCGCTCGCTGGACTACGAGGTCGTCACCGCATTGGTGCAGCTGGCGGCGGGTCCGTCCAGCCTGGCGACCACGATCCGGCTGATGGCCGGGCACGAGCTGGTCACCGAGGGGTTCAAGGAGGGCCAGGTCGGTTCTTCCGCGATGCCGCACAAGATGAACACCCGGTCCTGCGAGCGGGTGAACGGGCTCGCCGTGATCCTGCGCGGCTACGCGTCGATGGCCGGTGAACTGGCCGGCAACCAGTGGAACGAGGGCGACGTCTTCTGCTCCGTGGTCCGCCGGGTCGCGCTGCCGGACGCGTTCTTCGCGCTGGACGGGTTGTTCGAGACGTTCCTGACCGTCCTGGCCGAGTTCGGCGTGTACCCGGCCGTCGTCGGGCGCGAGCTGGAGCGGTACCTGCCCTTCCTCACCACCACCAAGATCCTGATGGCGGCGGTGAAGAACGGCGTCGGCCGGGAGACCGCGCACGAGGTGATCAAGGAGCACGCGGTAGCCACGGCACTCGACCTGCGCCAGGGCCTGGCCGCGAACGACCTGTTCCACCGGCTCGGCGAGGACGGCCGGCTGGGCCTGACCGAGGAGCAGATCACCGGCATCGTCGGCGAGCCGCTCTCGTTCACCGGCGCGGCCGTGGCCCAGGTGAACGCGGTCGTCGGCAAGATCGACCAGCTCGCCAAGCGGTACCCGGAAGCCGCGTCGTACTCACCGGCCGACATCCTCTGA
- a CDS encoding phosphotransferase, which translates to MHFPLTRARLDVVLDGLSTVCGRRPVVVEAEGVGHEWAPVTRLVFDDELPGLGLDGDGGRSVIVKTRRVDGEGHGGPAYLRREVAGLRTIAAEDVAARVLLVDDEAGLVVQSDLGVWPTLEQILLGHDAERAASAMVEYGRTVGRLHADTLGRRTEYAGALAEFGAADVTTGGNVGIWGTRRWNVVEEACADLGFPDAQVARDDLAYLCSRLAEPGPYAALVHGDLNPTNALVTDRGVRLVDFEGSGFGHVGFDTSFLYYPFPHHSANWSILPDRITAAAGEAYRGTLAEVTTVRGYEEMLAVGAAAALATRVPRLPLMARTDQSEYDSWRRRAQLVHQLGVFARLAEDADCLRDLAGWAVELAEAMSERWPDATSPLPGYYRAFRA; encoded by the coding sequence GTGCATTTTCCGTTGACGCGGGCGCGGTTGGACGTGGTCTTGGACGGGCTCAGTACGGTCTGTGGGCGGCGGCCCGTGGTCGTCGAGGCTGAGGGGGTTGGGCACGAGTGGGCGCCGGTCACGCGGTTGGTGTTCGACGACGAGCTGCCCGGGTTGGGTCTCGACGGTGACGGCGGCCGATCGGTCATCGTCAAGACCCGCCGGGTGGACGGCGAGGGCCACGGCGGCCCGGCGTACCTGCGGCGGGAGGTGGCCGGGTTGCGGACGATCGCGGCCGAGGACGTGGCTGCGCGGGTCCTCCTGGTCGATGACGAGGCCGGGTTGGTCGTTCAGTCGGATCTCGGGGTGTGGCCGACGCTGGAGCAGATCTTGCTCGGCCACGACGCGGAGCGGGCCGCCTCGGCGATGGTCGAGTACGGGCGGACCGTCGGGCGGCTCCACGCGGACACGCTCGGCCGGCGGACGGAGTACGCGGGGGCGCTGGCGGAGTTCGGTGCGGCTGACGTGACGACGGGCGGCAACGTCGGGATCTGGGGTACAAGGCGGTGGAACGTCGTCGAGGAGGCGTGCGCTGATCTGGGGTTTCCCGATGCCCAGGTCGCGCGGGACGACCTCGCGTACCTCTGTTCGCGGCTGGCCGAGCCAGGTCCGTACGCCGCGTTGGTGCACGGTGACCTCAATCCGACCAACGCGCTGGTCACTGATCGCGGAGTGCGGCTGGTCGACTTCGAGGGCAGCGGATTCGGGCATGTCGGCTTCGACACGTCGTTCCTGTACTACCCGTTCCCGCACCACAGCGCGAACTGGTCGATCCTGCCCGACCGGATCACGGCCGCGGCCGGCGAGGCGTACCGCGGGACCCTCGCCGAGGTGACGACGGTCCGCGGGTACGAGGAGATGCTCGCGGTGGGCGCGGCGGCGGCGCTGGCGACCAGGGTTCCCCGGCTGCCGTTGATGGCCCGGACCGACCAGAGCGAGTACGACAGCTGGCGTCGGCGGGCGCAGTTGGTGCACCAGTTGGGGGTGTTCGCCCGGTTGGCGGAGGACGCCGACTGCCTGCGGGATCTGGCCGGCTGGGCGGTGGAGCTGGCCGAGGCGATGAGTGAGCGGTGGCCCGATGCGACCTCGCCGTTGCCTGGCTACTACCGCGCGTTTCGGGCTTGA
- a CDS encoding pyridoxamine 5'-phosphate oxidase family protein — protein MTTKVPYAKLRDDLAAVLSRVRYTTMTTVDLRGRPRSRVLIAVWELDRDQPLGWLATFRTPVKARHLAANPHTTFSYWDRSQETASIDAIARWTDNDDERRHVWDLYEQGSPRGVGYPPAPFWPGGPDSEAFQVLRLEPYRIQVLRAAELARGGPDAARLWTPAAELVPAGSEDVGR, from the coding sequence ATGACGACCAAGGTTCCCTATGCCAAGTTGCGCGACGACCTCGCCGCGGTGCTGTCCCGGGTCCGCTACACGACCATGACCACGGTCGATCTTCGAGGCCGACCACGGTCGCGCGTCCTCATCGCGGTCTGGGAGCTGGACCGCGACCAGCCGCTCGGCTGGCTGGCGACCTTCCGGACACCGGTGAAGGCCCGGCACCTGGCGGCGAACCCGCACACCACGTTCTCGTACTGGGACCGCAGCCAGGAGACCGCGAGTATCGACGCGATCGCCCGGTGGACCGACAACGACGACGAACGCCGGCACGTGTGGGACCTGTACGAACAGGGCTCGCCGCGTGGGGTCGGGTACCCGCCTGCGCCGTTCTGGCCGGGCGGGCCGGACAGCGAGGCGTTCCAGGTCCTGCGGCTCGAGCCGTACCGCATCCAGGTACTCCGCGCGGCCGAGCTGGCCCGCGGCGGACCGGACGCGGCTCGGCTGTGGACGCCGGCTGCCGAGCTCGTCCCGGCTGGGTCAGAGGATGTCGGCCGGTGA
- a CDS encoding ABC transporter substrate-binding protein: MRSVRQRRTVTAASLLAVLTLVAAGCGGGDSENAESSGQEAPDASALDTASGVTKVTFWHGMKGANGEAVDQLVKAFNAKNTGKIEVQAVYQGDYDETITKYKTSVQQGNTPSVVQIYDIGSRFMIDSKQTVPIQSFADKDGYTLDSIEPNIANYYSIDNKLNSMPFNTSMPLLYINKEAFVKAGLDPEKPPSNLDEIMAAAKKLTVKQGGKTVQYGFNAAIYGWFVEQLIAQSGTTYCDNENGRKDLATQVNFADEQGVKIATWYQQMVKQGLMPNTGKKTDDAQAVFKSGTSAMHLESTGSLRGYLDAAKGKFTVLTAPFPKLTAADTGGPIIGGASMWIDGPGHSDAEKRASWEFVKFASSPEQQAAWHTGTGYFPINKKALDLPEDKAWVAKYPQFTTAITQLHNTKPTNPSSGCILGVMPQARKAAEDGLEKAVLGTDPAQAMKAAADSIKPQIDQYNKTVKK; encoded by the coding sequence ATGCGATCAGTCCGACAACGGCGTACGGTGACCGCGGCGTCCCTGCTGGCCGTCCTCACCCTGGTCGCCGCCGGCTGCGGTGGCGGTGACTCCGAGAACGCCGAGAGCAGTGGCCAGGAGGCGCCCGACGCGAGCGCGCTGGACACCGCGAGCGGCGTCACCAAGGTGACCTTCTGGCACGGGATGAAGGGCGCGAACGGCGAGGCCGTCGACCAGCTGGTGAAGGCGTTCAACGCCAAGAACACCGGCAAGATCGAGGTCCAGGCCGTCTACCAGGGCGACTACGACGAGACGATCACCAAGTACAAGACGTCGGTGCAGCAGGGCAACACGCCCTCCGTCGTGCAGATCTACGACATCGGCTCGCGGTTCATGATCGACTCCAAGCAGACCGTGCCGATCCAGAGCTTCGCCGACAAGGACGGCTACACGCTGGACTCGATCGAGCCGAACATCGCGAACTACTACTCGATCGACAACAAGCTCAACTCGATGCCGTTCAACACCTCGATGCCGTTGCTCTACATCAACAAAGAGGCGTTCGTGAAGGCCGGGCTGGACCCGGAGAAGCCGCCGTCGAACCTCGACGAGATCATGGCCGCCGCGAAGAAGCTGACCGTCAAGCAGGGCGGCAAGACCGTCCAGTACGGCTTCAACGCCGCGATCTACGGCTGGTTCGTCGAGCAGCTGATCGCCCAGTCCGGGACGACGTACTGCGACAACGAGAACGGCCGCAAGGACCTCGCCACCCAGGTGAACTTCGCCGACGAGCAGGGCGTCAAGATCGCCACCTGGTACCAGCAGATGGTCAAGCAGGGCCTGATGCCGAACACCGGCAAGAAGACCGACGACGCCCAGGCCGTCTTCAAGTCCGGCACCTCCGCGATGCACCTGGAGTCCACCGGCTCCCTGCGCGGCTACCTGGACGCGGCCAAGGGCAAGTTCACCGTCCTCACCGCCCCGTTCCCGAAGCTCACCGCGGCCGACACCGGCGGCCCCATCATCGGCGGCGCCTCGATGTGGATCGACGGCCCGGGCCACTCCGACGCCGAGAAGCGCGCCTCCTGGGAGTTCGTGAAGTTCGCCTCCTCCCCCGAGCAGCAGGCGGCCTGGCACACCGGCACGGGGTACTTCCCGATCAACAAGAAGGCCCTGGACCTCCCCGAGGACAAGGCGTGGGTGGCGAAGTACCCGCAGTTCACCACGGCCATCACCCAGCTCCACAACACCAAGCCGACCAACCCGTCCTCCGGCTGCATCCTCGGCGTCATGCCGCAGGCCCGCAAAGCCGCCGAGGACGGCCTGGAGAAAGCGGTCCTCGGCACCGACCCGGCCCAAGCGATGAAGGCCGCAGCCGACTCCATCAAGCCCCAGATCGACCAGTACAACAAGACCGTCAAGAAGTAA